The Nitrospiraceae bacterium genome has a window encoding:
- a CDS encoding cytochrome c, producing the protein MGYLSKFVGLCAAVTLLSVTVVGAEEKDPTKPRVPADQMADAKALKNPVASTPESIAKGKALYEGKGTCFNCHGKEGKGDGPAGAILNPSPRNFTNCKFHKKRKDGELFWVIKNGSPGTGMVSLVPAAITEEEAWTIINYERSFCKGGDE; encoded by the coding sequence ATGGGGTATCTTTCTAAGTTCGTGGGTCTGTGTGCAGCCGTCACCCTGTTGTCCGTGACGGTGGTGGGCGCTGAAGAGAAGGATCCGACCAAGCCGCGCGTCCCGGCGGATCAGATGGCCGATGCCAAGGCTCTGAAGAACCCGGTTGCCTCGACCCCTGAGAGCATTGCCAAGGGCAAGGCTCTGTACGAGGGCAAGGGCACCTGCTTCAACTGCCACGGGAAGGAAGGGAAGGGCGACGGTCCTGCCGGCGCGATCCTGAACCCGAGCCCGCGCAACTTCACCAACTGCAAGTTCCACAAGAAGCGGAAAGACGGCGAGCTCTTCTGGGTCATCAAGAACGGCAGCCCGGGCACCGGCATGGTTTCGCTGGTTCCTGCTGCGATCACCGAAGAAGAAGCTTGGACGATCATCAACTACGAGCGGAGCTTCTGCAAGGGCGGCGACGAATAG
- the tatC gene encoding twin-arginine translocase subunit TatC produces the protein MADGFKFQEWLQDSVFKPLEDKKMPVMEHLVELQVRLTRAVIVTAIIFVGTFFYADTLVKWIRVPLQNMFVPGALSWVPTDLPTVPFVFLAPAEALWQNVKVAGLFALVLATPYILYEVWQFVVPGLHSQERRFVGPFVILSTLAFYLGLLFSFFFVLPFALNFLISYGVNAGFIPQLSIAQYVGFALWFLLVFGLIFEVPLAITLLAKLGWVDAPLLKQYRKWAFLTAFIFAAILTPTPDPFNQCLMALPMYIFYEVGIISAGIFNKKKAEAPSADLVPVMGAAGAGTGAKVVAPVAGGSGDSEYVGVPSGGRRG, from the coding sequence ATGGCTGACGGGTTTAAGTTCCAAGAGTGGCTGCAGGATTCGGTCTTCAAGCCGCTCGAAGATAAAAAGATGCCGGTCATGGAGCACCTGGTCGAGCTCCAGGTCCGGTTGACCCGCGCTGTCATCGTGACGGCGATCATCTTCGTCGGCACGTTCTTCTATGCCGACACCCTCGTCAAATGGATTCGCGTCCCACTTCAAAACATGTTCGTGCCCGGCGCCCTCTCATGGGTGCCGACAGATTTGCCTACGGTTCCCTTCGTCTTTCTCGCTCCCGCTGAAGCGCTCTGGCAGAACGTGAAGGTCGCTGGGCTCTTTGCCCTCGTGCTGGCGACTCCCTACATCTTGTATGAAGTGTGGCAGTTCGTCGTTCCGGGACTGCACTCCCAAGAACGCCGGTTCGTCGGGCCGTTTGTGATTTTGAGCACGTTGGCCTTTTATCTTGGCCTACTCTTTTCCTTCTTTTTCGTGCTGCCTTTTGCCCTCAACTTTTTGATTTCCTATGGCGTCAACGCGGGATTCATTCCCCAGCTCTCCATTGCCCAGTACGTGGGATTTGCCCTGTGGTTCCTCCTGGTGTTCGGCTTGATATTTGAGGTGCCGCTTGCGATTACGTTACTGGCCAAGCTCGGCTGGGTCGATGCGCCTCTGTTGAAACAATATCGGAAATGGGCCTTTTTGACCGCCTTCATTTTTGCCGCGATTCTGACGCCGACGCCCGATCCCTTCAATCAGTGCCTGATGGCGCTGCCGATGTACATTTTCTATGAGGTCGGGATCATCAGCGCCGGCATCTTCAACAAGAAGAAGGCGGAGGCGCCTTCAGCCGATCTGGTACCTGTGATGGGGGCCGCCGGGGCAGGAACGGGAGCCAAGGTAGTCGCACCGGTCGCCGGGGGATCGGGAGACAGCGAGTATGTCGGCGTGCCGTCCGGCGGACGTCGAGGATAG
- a CDS encoding glycosyltransferase family 2 protein → MATQRCSIETQHSDFAPSLSVIIPAFNEAERLPSTLQRIVDYLDRRRTSYEIIVVDDGSKDGTSQLVAALTRENRRIRLISSASNMGKGAAVRRGMDAAKGDFRLFADADGATPIEELARLEAAINAGADLAIGSRALASRDHAYTVRAGRYRSTLGSLFNLVVQRLGVTGLSDTQCGFKLFRRAIAQDLFSVSCVDGYAFDLELLYIAQQRRYRIAEIPVNWADQPGSKVRPWRDGMLMLREFVHVRRRDAQGHYGARYQAPADLLNPSLSAAEPSQP, encoded by the coding sequence ATGGCGACTCAACGCTGTTCCATCGAGACACAGCATTCCGATTTCGCCCCGTCGCTTTCCGTCATCATCCCTGCCTTCAACGAAGCCGAGCGTCTTCCGTCTACCCTGCAACGGATCGTCGACTATCTCGATCGGCGCAGGACCTCCTATGAAATCATCGTCGTCGACGACGGCAGCAAGGACGGAACTTCGCAACTGGTCGCTGCCCTGACGCGGGAAAACCGACGCATCCGCCTGATCAGTTCCGCTTCGAACATGGGCAAAGGCGCCGCGGTTCGCAGGGGTATGGATGCAGCAAAAGGCGATTTTCGCTTGTTCGCGGATGCCGATGGTGCGACCCCGATCGAAGAACTTGCCAGACTGGAAGCGGCGATCAATGCAGGAGCCGATCTCGCGATCGGTTCACGGGCCCTTGCCTCCCGCGATCATGCCTATACGGTCCGTGCGGGACGCTACCGCAGCACACTGGGCTCGCTCTTCAACCTGGTAGTCCAACGGCTCGGTGTGACCGGCCTGTCAGACACCCAGTGCGGCTTCAAACTGTTCCGCCGGGCGATTGCACAGGATCTCTTCTCCGTCTCCTGCGTCGACGGCTACGCGTTCGACCTGGAGCTGCTCTATATTGCGCAACAGCGCCGTTACCGAATCGCGGAAATCCCGGTCAACTGGGCCGACCAACCCGGATCGAAAGTCCGGCCCTGGCGTGACGGGATGCTCATGCTCCGTGAATTCGTTCACGTCCGGCGTCGGGACGCACAAGGGCACTATGGTGCGCGTTACCAGGCGCCCGCTGACCTACTCAATCCGTCACTCTCCGCCGCTGAGCCCAGCCAACCGTAA
- a CDS encoding Mrp/NBP35 family ATP-binding protein, with protein sequence MAKELKMVTPVTTGGGDTCTYMWACAICDENETCQKDKEGHSRWLVAKRMERIEYKVLIMSNKGGVGKSTCTTNLAVSLALKGWHVGICDMDIHGPNIPKMVGAEGQKLKISTSGGIIPFQAYNLKIASMSFLLQNPDDPIIWRDAYKYEFINQLLGGVEWQDLNFLLIDLPPGTGNESVTTIDLLGQVSGAVIITTPQEVALLDSRKSVTFCKDSEVPIIGIVENMSGLECPHCHQHVDVFRKGGGEASAADMGVPFLGRIPLDPEVVTQSDAGEPFALFNSDTATAQAYHDIANQVEAFCKKSGSLLKVAPRHQH encoded by the coding sequence ATGGCTAAAGAACTCAAAATGGTTACTCCGGTCACCACGGGCGGCGGAGATACCTGTACCTATATGTGGGCCTGTGCCATATGCGACGAGAACGAGACCTGCCAAAAGGACAAAGAAGGGCACAGTCGATGGCTCGTGGCGAAACGAATGGAGCGCATCGAGTACAAAGTTTTGATCATGAGCAACAAGGGCGGGGTGGGGAAGAGTACCTGCACCACGAACTTGGCCGTGAGCCTGGCGTTGAAAGGCTGGCATGTCGGCATTTGCGACATGGATATCCATGGGCCGAACATTCCCAAAATGGTCGGCGCCGAAGGTCAGAAGCTCAAGATCAGCACGTCGGGCGGAATCATTCCCTTTCAGGCCTACAATCTGAAGATCGCCTCGATGTCGTTTCTGCTCCAGAATCCAGACGACCCGATCATTTGGCGCGACGCCTACAAGTATGAGTTCATCAATCAGCTCCTGGGCGGCGTCGAGTGGCAGGATCTCAATTTTCTGCTGATCGACCTTCCGCCGGGAACGGGCAACGAATCGGTGACGACGATCGACCTTTTGGGGCAGGTGAGCGGCGCGGTCATCATCACGACGCCGCAAGAGGTCGCACTGCTCGATTCCCGCAAGTCCGTGACGTTCTGCAAAGACAGCGAAGTGCCGATCATCGGCATCGTCGAGAACATGAGCGGACTGGAATGTCCCCATTGCCACCAGCACGTCGACGTGTTTCGGAAGGGCGGGGGCGAAGCGTCGGCGGCGGATATGGGCGTGCCGTTCCTTGGACGGATCCCGCTGGATCCTGAGGTTGTTACGCAGAGCGATGCGGGTGAACCGTTTGCCCTGTTCAATTCCGATACGGCGACGGCGCAGGCCTACCACGACATTGCGAATCAAGTCGAAGCCTTCTGCAAGAAAAGTGGGTCGTTGCTCAAGGTAGCGCCCCGTCATCAACATTGA